One segment of Aquimarina sp. BL5 DNA contains the following:
- the dinB gene encoding DNA polymerase IV produces the protein MKSQRKIIHVDMDAFYASVEQMDNPELKGKPLAVGGGGKRGVVSAASYEARKFGVRSAMPGFTARKLCPDLLFVRPRFDRYQEISKQIRKIFFDYTDLVEPLSLDEAYLDVTENKKGNPSASLIAQEIRQRIFDEVGLTASAGISINKFIAKVASDYNKPNGQKTVNPEEVIEFLEDLDVKKFYGVGKVTQAKMYQLGIYTGKDLKTKSEEFLIQHFGKSGGHYYNIVRGIHLSEVKPNRERKSLAAERTFSENISSEIYMLERLENIAEELQKRLKRSKVAGRTLTLKIKYSDFTLQTRSKTLPYFVSDADILLETAKELLYQSEMKNSVRLLGISLSNLNTTKKDQKKIEKEEVEIIQLRFDF, from the coding sequence ATGAAAAGTCAGAGAAAAATCATACACGTAGATATGGACGCATTTTATGCGTCTGTGGAGCAAATGGACAATCCAGAGCTTAAGGGAAAACCTCTGGCGGTAGGTGGAGGAGGAAAGCGTGGAGTGGTTAGTGCTGCGAGCTACGAAGCACGTAAATTTGGTGTTCGTTCTGCAATGCCTGGGTTTACAGCTAGGAAGTTATGTCCTGATTTACTCTTTGTGAGACCAAGATTTGATCGCTATCAAGAGATTTCCAAACAAATCCGTAAAATATTTTTTGACTATACAGATCTGGTAGAACCTTTATCACTCGATGAGGCATATCTGGATGTAACCGAAAATAAAAAAGGAAACCCTAGTGCATCTTTGATCGCTCAGGAAATCAGACAACGAATTTTTGATGAAGTTGGGTTGACTGCTTCGGCGGGAATATCTATTAATAAATTTATTGCTAAAGTTGCTAGCGATTATAACAAGCCTAATGGTCAGAAAACTGTAAATCCAGAAGAAGTAATCGAATTCTTAGAAGATCTGGATGTTAAAAAATTCTACGGGGTAGGAAAAGTGACACAAGCTAAAATGTATCAATTAGGTATTTATACCGGAAAGGACTTAAAAACGAAATCGGAAGAGTTCCTAATCCAACATTTTGGCAAATCTGGAGGGCATTATTATAATATTGTTAGAGGTATTCATTTAAGCGAAGTGAAACCAAATCGAGAACGAAAATCTCTTGCTGCAGAAAGAACTTTTAGCGAGAATATTTCTTCTGAAATATATATGTTGGAGCGACTAGAAAATATTGCAGAGGAATTACAAAAGCGTTTAAAAAGAAGCAAAGTAGCAGGAAGAACATTGACGCTAAAGATTAAGTATAGTGATTTCACTCTTCAAACTAGAAGTAAGACATTACCTTACTTTGTAAGTGATGCTGATATACTTTTGGAAACAGCAAAGGAGCTTTTATATCAATCAGAAATGAAGAACTCAGTGCGATTGTTAGGAA
- a CDS encoding NAD(P)H-binding protein yields MAKTAIILGATGLTGRILLDSLLDDNRYSKIKLFSRKTIGISHPKIEEHLINMLQLKTVASDFIGDEVFCCIGTTNAKTPDKGLYRTIDYGIPVTAAQLCKQNNIKTFIVISALGADPKSRVFYNLTKGEMEETVLSLEIPKTHILQPSLISGKRDEKRTGEYFFKQLMKVINPLLLGSLKKYRSIHPETIVSAMIWLANNEFNSKRIVSDEIKVIHTKKSI; encoded by the coding sequence ATGGCAAAAACAGCAATCATATTAGGAGCAACAGGATTAACAGGAAGAATTCTTTTAGACTCTTTACTAGATGATAATCGCTATTCTAAAATTAAGTTATTCTCTAGAAAAACTATAGGGATCTCTCATCCCAAAATTGAAGAGCATCTGATTAACATGCTTCAATTAAAAACTGTAGCTTCGGATTTTATTGGAGATGAAGTATTTTGCTGTATTGGAACTACAAATGCTAAAACCCCAGATAAAGGATTGTATCGTACTATTGATTATGGTATTCCGGTAACAGCAGCCCAACTTTGTAAGCAAAATAATATTAAAACTTTTATTGTTATTTCTGCTTTAGGAGCGGACCCAAAAAGTCGAGTATTTTATAATCTTACTAAAGGAGAAATGGAAGAAACAGTTTTATCTCTAGAAATTCCTAAAACACATATTTTACAACCGTCATTAATTAGTGGTAAAAGAGATGAAAAAAGAACTGGAGAATATTTCTTTAAACAGTTAATGAAAGTAATAAATCCTCTATTGCTCGGATCTTTAAAAAAATATCGTTCGATTCATCCTGAAACAATCGTTTCGGCAATGATATGGTTAGCAAATAATGAATTCAATAGTAAAAGAATCGTTTCTGATGAAATCAAAGTAATTCATACGAAAAAAAGTATCTAA
- a CDS encoding helix-turn-helix domain-containing protein codes for MQSFLNQLVYFGYFQSLFLLFIYVFSPKKRKSINRYIAFLVLVLAIGLSGRILYISGFFGDNYRWVIFSEFATLLFGATIYLFTRSSLLNRQFSYKELLHYVPALAYNTFVTAAFILPSDEILQERLESGEQFRFTLFFIAIGLLFNITYWVLSFRIFLKFRKDIQNELSYTVKSQFFMNFLIAVGICMLCWFSMFIYWLLGYQFLDKSAWQIIWISIALIILFITFYNIKEPQLFRVTQLVSPKKYAQSKLSNQQLNSLKSRLEHLMEERKPYLNRKLLKSELAEMLGVSNPEIARLLNERIGMNFFEYVNYYRIKEFIALAKTDKAKNMTFFGLAQEAGFNSKTTFNKSFKDLMGTTPKEYFSNL; via the coding sequence ATGCAATCATTCTTAAATCAATTAGTTTATTTCGGGTATTTCCAAAGTTTATTTTTACTGTTTATTTATGTTTTTTCTCCTAAAAAAAGAAAAAGTATCAATAGATATATTGCTTTTTTAGTACTTGTTTTAGCAATAGGATTAAGCGGTCGTATATTATACATCTCTGGCTTCTTTGGGGATAATTACCGATGGGTTATTTTTTCTGAATTCGCAACACTCTTATTTGGTGCTACGATCTACCTATTTACTCGATCCAGTTTATTGAACAGGCAGTTCTCATATAAAGAATTACTACATTACGTGCCTGCTTTGGCATATAATACATTTGTAACTGCCGCTTTTATCCTCCCATCTGACGAAATATTACAAGAAAGACTCGAAAGCGGAGAACAATTTAGATTTACCTTATTTTTTATCGCCATTGGATTACTATTTAATATCACATATTGGGTCTTAAGTTTTAGGATCTTTTTAAAATTTAGAAAAGACATCCAGAACGAATTAAGTTATACTGTAAAATCTCAGTTTTTCATGAATTTTCTGATAGCAGTAGGGATCTGTATGCTTTGCTGGTTTAGTATGTTTATCTACTGGCTCTTGGGATACCAGTTCTTAGATAAATCTGCTTGGCAAATAATATGGATTAGCATAGCTCTTATTATTCTGTTTATTACATTTTACAACATAAAAGAACCGCAATTATTCAGAGTTACTCAGCTAGTAAGTCCAAAAAAATATGCTCAGTCTAAATTATCAAACCAACAATTAAATAGTTTAAAATCTCGATTAGAGCATTTAATGGAAGAAAGAAAACCTTATTTAAACAGAAAACTTCTAAAATCCGAACTGGCAGAAATGTTAGGCGTCAGTAATCCCGAAATAGCACGTTTACTGAATGAGCGGATAGGAATGAATTTCTTTGAATATGTAAACTATTACAGAATAAAAGAATTTATCGCCTTGGCCAAAACAGATAAAGCTAAAAACATGACCTTCTTTGGACTTGCCCAAGAAGCAGGTTTCAACTCTAAAACTACCTTCAACAAGTCGTTTAAAGATTTAATGGGAACTACTCCAAAAGAGTACTTTTCTAATCTTTAA
- a CDS encoding DUF2911 domain-containing protein gives MFKIFFISIITIATVNSQLTVPALSPSSKTIQTVGLTEIEIEYSRPSKRGRTIFGENGIIPYNELWRTGANATTKITFTDDVTIMETPIKKGSYAILTKPGKSTWEVYFYTYTSGNWNTYVDQTPIASFTAKFIELNEVLETFMIYMDQITLDSSQLVFAWDQIKIVLPLKFDTHKKTMTSIEKTISGPTDFQYFQVALYLHETQTDLDKALEYIKKVTKNKNALFFQVYRESLILADLDRKTEAITAAKRSLELSKKVKNKDFIRLNEKNIKKWSR, from the coding sequence ATGTTCAAAATATTTTTTATCAGTATTATTACCATAGCTACAGTTAATTCGCAACTTACCGTTCCTGCACTAAGCCCATCTTCAAAAACAATACAAACTGTAGGATTAACCGAAATCGAAATTGAATATTCCAGACCGAGTAAAAGAGGAAGAACAATTTTCGGAGAAAACGGTATCATTCCTTATAACGAGTTATGGAGAACTGGTGCTAACGCTACAACCAAGATTACTTTTACTGATGATGTCACCATTATGGAAACACCTATAAAAAAAGGTTCTTATGCTATTCTTACTAAACCAGGAAAAAGCACTTGGGAAGTATATTTTTACACCTATACATCTGGCAACTGGAATACCTATGTAGACCAAACACCTATTGCCAGTTTTACTGCCAAGTTTATCGAATTAAATGAAGTTTTAGAAACCTTTATGATCTATATGGATCAAATCACTTTAGATAGTTCGCAGTTAGTTTTTGCTTGGGATCAGATCAAAATAGTTTTACCACTAAAATTTGACACACATAAAAAAACAATGACCAGTATCGAAAAAACCATTTCTGGACCAACTGATTTTCAATATTTCCAGGTAGCATTGTATTTACACGAAACACAAACAGATTTAGACAAAGCATTAGAATATATTAAAAAAGTCACCAAAAATAAAAATGCCTTATTTTTTCAGGTATATAGAGAGTCATTAATTCTAGCAGATCTAGACAGAAAAACTGAAGCAATAACAGCTGCCAAAAGATCTTTGGAATTATCTAAAAAAGTAAAAAACAAAGATTTTATCAGATTAAACGAGAAAAACATCAAAAAATGGTCTAGATAA
- a CDS encoding CYTH domain-containing protein, giving the protein MIEIERKFLVASELYKQEAKKSTLIIQGFLNTDPERTVRVRIKGKLAFITVKGIGNTSGTTRFEWEKEIPVTEAEALINICEKGVIKKTRYELPSGNHIIEVDEFFEENKGLTIAEIELSTENETFIKPNWLGKEVTGDARYYNSQLSKNPFKNWS; this is encoded by the coding sequence ATGATCGAAATAGAACGTAAATTCCTAGTCGCATCAGAGCTCTATAAACAAGAAGCTAAAAAAAGCACTCTTATTATACAAGGATTTCTGAATACTGATCCTGAGAGAACGGTTAGAGTTCGAATTAAAGGAAAACTGGCTTTTATTACTGTAAAAGGTATTGGTAATACGTCCGGTACTACACGCTTTGAATGGGAAAAAGAAATTCCTGTTACTGAAGCGGAAGCACTTATAAATATTTGCGAAAAAGGAGTCATCAAAAAAACGAGATATGAGCTCCCGTCTGGGAATCATATTATCGAAGTAGATGAATTTTTTGAAGAAAATAAAGGATTAACTATTGCTGAAATCGAATTAAGCACTGAAAATGAAACTTTCATAAAACCAAATTGGTTAGGAAAAGAAGTTACTGGAGATGCTAGGTATTACAATTCTCAATTGAGCAAGAACCCTTTTAAAAACTGGAGCTAA
- a CDS encoding heparinase II/III family protein gives MTSKSTLLLFLFCSTFYMYSQQIPINKVITNESLYDYLREDVKKELDPTKKISQKRLAEYLRNQFSKRYFYDWKTFNNRFDEYNTIYPQRKQYHQIRANDHISKFSDATHWKLPFNYLNGKPVNAYALRHLARQHKMVDIGFQYHYSNQDTTLLRYFTNQMQSLNQALEQEKYEKIVDGNGVYEAFRSGYRVLNWFRIHAMFLSQKHYSDADQLRTIATLLQHGAHLFEKNAAFKSGNHQTRGLSALAIISILLRDFVDTDKWYTHSMTLLKEHLDKEINEDGFQFERSVHYHMSDINNYYYIYQLAKISDIKIDQLWTNRLKSLFITLSKIAYPDTSAPVLQDDTDIPWAEKNDISATLTLGYLLFEDPLIGYFAKNTVDATTYWFLNQQQLNLLKNIQKQAPKFRSSTFPETGYYIMREGWDHQDNMMIISSGLDDKKPDHQHGDMLGIQAMANGHVILPNYQVRYSLKDLELFKNSMVKNVALVDDELQGKEYTSNKGGSGFGKFKLLPKPKTIAWKSTDDLDVFMGSHNGFENIGVRYSRQIVYIKNDFWIIKDNFNSKKAHSYKQVWQGHYSKENTPDLLRSSFDDGSGCDIFQLREVDTVISSGARGKQWSVVSKNDHNTFSFITLVYPFSRYSDRIDESLTTPKIKDWILNTSPWNAKGPNVISLSNKDSSLFFDAEQLSLQNIEITFSEVIDVFVKKTSKELIIQSIDDQEIQINISGVKKQLLNGEITKGKVTLKPGDILKCSLL, from the coding sequence ATGACATCTAAATCAACATTACTTCTGTTTTTATTTTGTAGTACCTTTTATATGTATTCTCAACAAATCCCTATTAACAAAGTAATTACAAATGAATCGTTATATGACTACTTAAGAGAAGATGTCAAAAAAGAATTAGACCCTACCAAGAAAATATCGCAAAAACGTCTTGCCGAGTATCTTCGCAATCAATTTTCTAAACGTTATTTCTATGATTGGAAAACATTTAATAATCGATTTGATGAGTATAATACTATATATCCGCAAAGAAAACAATACCACCAGATAAGAGCAAACGATCATATTTCTAAATTTTCTGATGCTACCCATTGGAAACTCCCTTTTAACTACCTTAACGGAAAACCTGTTAATGCCTATGCATTAAGACATTTAGCGCGGCAACACAAGATGGTTGATATTGGTTTTCAGTATCATTATTCAAACCAAGATACTACGTTACTTCGTTATTTTACGAACCAAATGCAATCGCTCAATCAGGCTCTTGAGCAAGAGAAATATGAAAAAATAGTTGATGGAAACGGTGTATATGAAGCCTTTCGTTCTGGATACAGAGTACTAAATTGGTTTCGCATTCATGCCATGTTTTTATCTCAAAAACATTATTCTGACGCTGATCAACTTAGAACCATAGCAACATTGTTACAACATGGTGCTCATTTATTTGAAAAAAATGCTGCTTTTAAATCGGGTAATCACCAAACCAGAGGATTATCTGCATTGGCCATTATTTCTATTCTTCTTCGTGATTTTGTAGATACTGATAAATGGTATACTCATTCCATGACCTTATTAAAAGAGCACTTAGACAAAGAAATTAATGAAGATGGTTTTCAGTTTGAGCGTTCTGTACACTACCATATGAGCGATATTAATAATTATTATTACATATATCAGCTAGCAAAAATTAGTGATATCAAAATTGATCAACTCTGGACTAATCGTCTAAAATCACTTTTTATAACGCTTTCCAAAATTGCCTATCCCGATACCTCTGCACCTGTTTTGCAGGATGATACAGACATCCCTTGGGCAGAAAAAAATGATATCTCTGCTACATTAACTTTAGGATATTTACTTTTTGAAGATCCTCTTATAGGGTATTTTGCCAAAAACACTGTAGATGCTACCACGTATTGGTTCTTAAACCAACAGCAACTAAACTTATTGAAAAATATACAAAAACAAGCTCCTAAATTCAGATCATCGACATTTCCTGAAACAGGATATTATATCATGAGAGAAGGTTGGGATCATCAAGATAATATGATGATAATTTCTTCTGGATTAGATGATAAAAAACCTGATCATCAGCATGGCGATATGTTGGGTATACAGGCAATGGCTAATGGTCACGTAATTTTACCCAATTATCAAGTACGTTATTCTCTTAAAGACCTCGAATTGTTTAAAAACTCTATGGTTAAAAATGTAGCATTGGTCGATGATGAATTACAAGGCAAAGAATATACATCTAACAAAGGAGGTAGTGGTTTCGGAAAATTTAAACTATTACCAAAACCTAAAACAATCGCATGGAAAAGTACAGATGATTTGGATGTATTTATGGGCAGTCATAATGGTTTTGAAAATATAGGTGTTCGATACAGCAGACAAATTGTATATATAAAAAATGATTTTTGGATTATTAAAGACAATTTTAATTCGAAAAAAGCCCATTCTTACAAACAAGTCTGGCAAGGGCATTACTCTAAAGAAAATACTCCTGACCTATTACGATCTTCTTTTGATGATGGTAGTGGTTGTGATATTTTTCAGCTTCGGGAAGTAGATACTGTTATTTCTTCTGGAGCTCGTGGAAAACAATGGTCTGTGGTTTCGAAAAACGACCATAACACTTTTAGTTTTATCACTCTAGTATATCCTTTTTCTCGATATTCTGATCGCATTGATGAAAGTTTAACTACTCCAAAAATTAAAGATTGGATTTTAAATACATCTCCTTGGAACGCTAAAGGTCCTAATGTAATTTCTTTATCCAACAAGGATTCCTCCTTATTTTTTGATGCAGAACAACTTTCTCTACAAAACATTGAAATTACATTTTCTGAAGTCATCGATGTTTTTGTCAAAAAAACCTCCAAAGAGTTAATTATACAATCTATTGATGATCAGGAAATACAAATCAATATATCTGGAGTAAAAAAACAACTGTTAAATGGAGAAATTACAAAAGGAAAAGTCACACTAAAACCAGGAGATATACTTAAATGTTCTTTATTATAA
- the pbpC gene encoding penicillin-binding protein 1C produces MNTLKNYIKKHPKRFVIIGILMIWYYFSLPKPLFDDPTATVIETRTGELLGAKIALDGQWRFPETDSVPEKFKHCILAFEDQQFYRHVGFNPASMIEAVSENIRAGKVVRGGSTITQQVIRLARKGQNRTYFEKLIELILSTRLEFGTSKEEILKLYSSHAPFGGNVVGVDMASWRYFGLPAHQLSWSESATLAVLPNAPSLIYPGKNQLKLLEKRNRLLKTLLEQKTIDSITYDLSISESLPKKPYSLPQTTPHLLNRLARKNKGKRLQTTIDVSLQQQVNQQVKRHYNILRQNEVYNMAVLVLDIETREVLSYVGNTPTDKSHQKDVDIIQAGRSTGSTLKPLLYAAMMDKGELLPEQLVSDVPTVIAGYAPMNYDETFSGAVPANRALARSLNIPAVRLLQQYGLQRFRDELHAFRINDLSYSADHYGLSLIVGGAEGNLWDLCKTYAGFAGTLNHYENTSSEYFANEFAEPVILADKKVDFGKKVIQKPKFGAGSIWLTFEAMKKVNRPEGDEAWEFYDSSREIAWKTGTSFGNRDAWAIGASKDYVVGVWIGNADGEGRPELTGLNSAAPVLFDVINLLPNSKWFPAPYDDLVQVNVCKQSGFLAGKECPSKEMYIAAAGTKSKPCPYHQLVHLDPTKQYRVNSSCESVDTMIHEPWFVLPPLQEYYFKNKNADYRSLPSYRSDCTKELLGSMDFIFPKGNSSVYLPKGFDGKTNEVVLKIAHTQPEVRVFWYIDNQFVGVTRQFHEMAVRPMPGEHLITVLDEKGNELRRKIEIKE; encoded by the coding sequence TTGAATACTCTTAAAAATTATATAAAGAAACACCCTAAGCGATTCGTTATTATTGGAATATTAATGATTTGGTACTATTTCTCCTTACCAAAACCATTGTTCGATGACCCTACGGCAACCGTAATCGAAACTAGAACAGGTGAATTATTAGGGGCTAAAATTGCTTTAGATGGGCAGTGGAGGTTTCCGGAAACAGATAGTGTTCCGGAAAAGTTTAAACATTGTATACTCGCATTCGAGGATCAACAATTTTATAGACATGTTGGATTCAATCCGGCTTCTATGATAGAGGCTGTAAGCGAAAATATAAGGGCAGGCAAAGTGGTGCGCGGAGGAAGTACCATAACACAGCAAGTAATACGGCTGGCACGAAAAGGACAAAATCGAACTTATTTTGAAAAATTAATTGAATTAATTCTATCCACAAGACTGGAATTTGGAACTTCTAAAGAGGAAATTTTAAAGCTTTATTCTTCTCACGCGCCTTTTGGAGGTAATGTTGTGGGTGTTGACATGGCTTCTTGGAGATACTTTGGCCTTCCAGCACATCAATTATCATGGTCAGAAAGTGCAACACTAGCCGTTTTACCCAATGCTCCATCACTAATTTATCCAGGAAAAAATCAACTAAAGCTATTAGAAAAAAGAAACCGATTACTCAAAACGTTATTAGAACAAAAAACAATTGACTCTATAACCTACGATTTATCTATAAGTGAATCATTACCAAAAAAACCATATAGTCTTCCGCAAACTACACCTCACTTACTAAATCGACTAGCTAGAAAAAATAAAGGAAAGCGATTACAAACTACAATTGATGTATCATTACAACAGCAGGTAAATCAACAAGTAAAAAGGCACTATAACATTTTACGCCAAAATGAAGTATATAATATGGCGGTTTTGGTATTAGATATAGAAACTAGAGAAGTTTTAAGTTATGTAGGTAATACACCGACAGATAAGTCGCATCAAAAAGATGTAGATATTATTCAAGCTGGTAGAAGTACAGGAAGCACATTGAAACCTTTATTGTATGCCGCTATGATGGATAAGGGAGAATTATTACCAGAACAACTGGTATCCGATGTACCTACCGTTATAGCCGGATATGCTCCGATGAACTATGATGAAACCTTTAGCGGGGCTGTTCCAGCAAATAGAGCTTTGGCGCGTTCATTAAATATACCCGCAGTTAGATTGTTACAACAATATGGATTACAGCGATTTCGAGATGAATTACACGCTTTTAGAATCAATGACCTTTCGTACAGTGCCGATCATTATGGATTATCACTAATTGTTGGTGGTGCTGAAGGAAATCTTTGGGATTTATGTAAGACCTATGCCGGATTTGCAGGTACATTAAATCATTATGAAAACACCTCTAGTGAATATTTTGCAAATGAATTTGCAGAACCTGTAATTCTTGCTGATAAAAAGGTTGATTTTGGTAAAAAAGTAATACAAAAACCAAAATTTGGTGCGGGAAGTATTTGGTTGACTTTTGAAGCTATGAAAAAAGTGAATCGTCCTGAAGGTGATGAAGCATGGGAGTTTTACGATTCGTCAAGGGAAATTGCATGGAAAACAGGAACTAGTTTTGGTAATCGAGATGCGTGGGCGATTGGTGCTAGTAAAGATTATGTAGTAGGTGTTTGGATTGGTAATGCAGATGGAGAAGGTAGACCAGAACTCACGGGATTAAACTCGGCGGCACCTGTTTTATTCGATGTAATTAATTTATTGCCTAATTCTAAATGGTTTCCTGCGCCATATGATGATTTGGTGCAGGTAAATGTTTGTAAACAAAGTGGATTTTTAGCAGGAAAAGAATGCCCGAGTAAGGAAATGTATATTGCTGCTGCTGGAACTAAATCAAAACCTTGTCCATATCATCAATTAGTGCATTTAGATCCCACAAAACAATATAGAGTGAATTCTTCTTGCGAATCAGTAGATACTATGATTCATGAACCTTGGTTTGTATTGCCTCCTTTACAGGAATATTATTTTAAAAATAAAAATGCTGATTATCGATCGTTGCCTTCCTATCGATCAGATTGTACAAAGGAATTGTTAGGAAGTATGGATTTTATTTTCCCCAAAGGGAATAGTAGCGTCTATTTACCCAAAGGATTTGATGGTAAAACAAATGAAGTAGTTCTTAAAATAGCACATACACAACCAGAAGTGAGAGTGTTTTGGTATATAGATAATCAATTTGTAGGAGTCACCAGACAGTTTCACGAAATGGCTGTTAGACCAATGCCTGGAGAACATCTTATTACCGTCCTTGATGAAAAAGGAAATGAACTAAGAAGAAAGATAGAAATCAAAGAATAA
- a CDS encoding response regulator: MKKYYFLFIVFISYSSLSQENVSFKKNDSIDYLLKTAEELSYKNDMYKALEYAFKAVSYAHEVQDNYYISSSYMIMGTIQHEIIDYKNAKKNLLKSLKYTEKTKDKILLPAILHSLANIYYDDNKDFKNALVYYKRALELTNKERYPDNYQITLHNLIWTYMDLNKFDEARPYLKKADSIEKTIPDSLQVDRSSLFLLKARDYSNNKEIGKAEQAFSESLKQLEKESYWVKGKSYFYDYRSQMYENIGDYFKAAQDLKKLLKNEHKVFENAKTKNEEIAKFRFKVDEYERKLEAAKREKALLLDIDKNNKIIIFISSAALLLLIGVLFFYFRAYRSKKKISEILEVKNTELHEAKAQAEQLSKIKSQFISTISHELRTPLYGVVGISSILLENSTKSEKDKKLIDSLKFSADYLLDLVNKVLKISKLDSEKKELTRTPTDLFSLSQNILQSFEYQAQKKDNELILEHDHSIPKLVNIDALRISEVLINLIGNAIKFTDKGKIWLRIKPLSIDTKTVRIRYEVEDTGIGVPEDQKEYIFEEFSQIGSVYDNKQGTGLGLSIVKNLVQVMGSQIHFESKKGVGSKFCFDLDLEIADCLNDIVNDSKNPENTDSIYAKILVAEDNKVNQLVTKNLLKNIGCNCTMVENGLEAVQILKNETFDLVLMDINMPVLDGMQATLKIREFDTTTPIIALTASELSEVGDECKKAGMNDLINKPLNKNDLRDAIHKNLIINSTENEI, translated from the coding sequence TTGAAAAAATATTACTTTCTATTCATTGTTTTTATTTCCTATTCTTCTTTATCACAGGAAAATGTTTCTTTTAAAAAAAATGATAGCATTGATTACTTATTAAAAACTGCAGAAGAGTTAAGCTACAAAAATGATATGTATAAGGCTTTAGAATACGCATTTAAAGCTGTTAGCTATGCACACGAAGTACAAGATAATTATTACATATCGAGTTCCTATATGATAATGGGAACAATTCAACACGAAATCATAGATTATAAAAATGCTAAAAAAAACCTACTAAAATCTTTAAAATATACAGAAAAAACAAAAGATAAAATACTCCTCCCCGCCATATTACATAGTCTTGCTAATATATATTATGATGACAATAAGGACTTCAAAAATGCTCTGGTTTATTACAAAAGAGCACTAGAACTGACTAATAAAGAACGTTATCCAGATAATTACCAGATTACTTTACATAATTTAATATGGACTTATATGGATCTAAATAAATTTGACGAAGCAAGGCCTTATCTTAAAAAAGCAGATAGTATTGAAAAAACAATTCCTGATAGCTTACAAGTAGACAGAAGTTCCTTGTTCCTTCTTAAGGCAAGAGACTATTCTAACAATAAAGAAATCGGTAAAGCTGAACAAGCTTTTAGCGAATCTTTGAAACAATTAGAAAAAGAAAGCTACTGGGTTAAAGGTAAAAGTTATTTTTATGACTACAGATCTCAAATGTATGAGAATATAGGAGACTATTTCAAAGCTGCACAGGATCTTAAAAAATTATTAAAAAATGAACATAAAGTTTTTGAAAACGCAAAAACCAAGAATGAGGAAATTGCAAAGTTCAGATTTAAGGTAGATGAATATGAAAGAAAGCTTGAGGCAGCCAAAAGGGAAAAAGCATTATTACTTGACATTGATAAGAACAACAAAATTATTATTTTTATATCCTCTGCAGCTCTATTACTATTGATCGGAGTATTATTTTTCTATTTTAGAGCCTACCGATCTAAGAAAAAAATTAGTGAAATTCTTGAAGTAAAAAATACAGAGCTCCATGAAGCTAAAGCGCAAGCCGAACAGCTAAGTAAAATTAAATCACAATTTATATCCACTATCAGTCATGAACTAAGAACTCCATTGTACGGTGTAGTCGGTATTTCTTCTATTTTATTAGAAAACAGCACTAAATCAGAAAAAGATAAAAAATTAATAGACTCACTAAAATTTTCTGCGGATTACTTGCTCGATTTAGTTAATAAGGTTTTGAAAATAAGCAAACTAGACTCAGAGAAAAAAGAGCTTACCAGGACTCCTACAGATCTATTTTCTTTATCTCAAAACATTCTACAATCTTTTGAGTACCAAGCTCAAAAAAAGGATAACGAATTAATTCTGGAGCACGACCATAGTATCCCTAAACTAGTAAATATTGATGCATTACGAATATCTGAAGTTTTGATTAATTTAATCGGAAACGCTATTAAGTTTACGGATAAAGGAAAAATCTGGCTCCGAATTAAACCTTTATCGATAGATACCAAAACTGTTAGAATTCGTTACGAGGTAGAGGATACCGGTATAGGAGTACCAGAAGATCAGAAAGAATACATATTCGAAGAATTTTCTCAAATCGGTAGTGTATATGACAATAAGCAAGGAACTGGTTTAGGATTATCTATAGTTAAAAATCTCGTACAGGTAATGGGTAGTCAGATCCATTTCGAAAGCAAAAAAGGTGTAGGATCCAAGTTTTGTTTTGATCTAGACTTGGAGATCGCAGATTGTCTAAATGATATAGTTAATGATTCAAAAAACCCTGAAAACACAGACAGTATCTACGCAAAAATCCTGGTTGCAGAAGATAACAAGGTGAATCAATTGGTTACTAAAAACCTATTAAAAAACATTGGCTGTAATTGTACAATGGTAGAAAACGGATTAGAAGCTGTACAAATTTTGAAAAACGAGACTTTTGATTTAGTACTGATGGATATTAATATGCCTGTGCTTGATGGTATGCAGGCAACATTAAAAATTCGGGAATTTGATACAACTACACCTATTATTGCATTGACTGCTTCAGAATTAAGTGAAGTTGGTGACGAATGCAAAAAAGCAGGTATGAATGACCTCATCAATAAACCACTAAATAAAAACGATCTTAGAGATGCTATCCATAAAAACTTAATCATTAATAGTACTGAAAACGAAATCTAA